A genomic segment from Lignipirellula cremea encodes:
- a CDS encoding DUF1501 domain-containing protein, with translation MNVSSGCRDYQRTLAFSRRQALQAGLAGGVGLSLPQLLRSQALAAGGSSVKAKSVIMLWLQGGVSHHDTFDMKPDAADEVRGELTPIPTSMPGVFVSELLPQTAKIMDKIAVVRSMTHNEAAHQRGAIYMMEGRRPPVSTGVLHSGNPEMGAIIAQELGMRNGMPPFVSNPGNDFTSRFTGSGYLPQASGPFKGTNASTLSMPNNFSADRFQSRLSLRNAIENQGGKAIPGGQTWDRFSEQAVDIINSARAAEAFDYLRESPETLQAYGVQDASGKKQPGELGRLSLTARRLVEAGVRFVTVGRQSWDHHTTIFPQLQTRVPRLDLAFSALVNDLEQRGMLDETLVVVGSEFGRTPKINSGAGRDHWPRAFSIALAGGGIQRGLVLGSSDKIGSDVAEHPVSPEELLATILHLVGIDPRTRFTGEDSRPLPYVDDARPVSALLA, from the coding sequence ATGAACGTATCATCTGGATGCCGCGATTATCAGCGCACGCTGGCGTTTTCTCGACGCCAGGCGCTGCAAGCCGGTTTGGCCGGCGGCGTAGGACTTTCGTTGCCGCAGCTGCTTCGCTCGCAGGCCCTGGCGGCCGGCGGGAGCTCCGTCAAGGCAAAATCGGTCATCATGTTGTGGCTGCAGGGCGGTGTTTCGCACCATGATACCTTTGATATGAAGCCCGACGCTGCCGACGAGGTACGTGGCGAACTCACCCCCATTCCGACCAGCATGCCGGGCGTGTTTGTGAGCGAACTGCTGCCGCAGACCGCAAAAATCATGGACAAAATCGCCGTGGTCCGGTCGATGACGCATAACGAAGCGGCCCACCAGCGCGGCGCCATTTATATGATGGAAGGCCGCCGTCCGCCCGTTTCCACCGGCGTGCTGCACTCCGGCAACCCGGAAATGGGAGCCATCATTGCGCAGGAACTGGGAATGCGCAACGGCATGCCGCCGTTTGTCAGCAATCCGGGCAACGACTTTACCTCGCGGTTTACCGGTTCCGGATATTTGCCCCAGGCGTCGGGCCCTTTTAAGGGGACGAACGCTTCCACTTTGTCGATGCCGAACAATTTTTCCGCCGACCGTTTCCAGTCCCGCCTGTCGCTCCGGAACGCCATTGAGAACCAGGGCGGAAAGGCCATTCCCGGCGGTCAGACCTGGGATCGCTTCAGCGAACAGGCCGTCGATATCATCAACTCGGCCCGGGCCGCCGAGGCGTTCGACTACCTGCGCGAATCGCCGGAAACACTCCAGGCCTACGGCGTGCAGGACGCTTCCGGCAAAAAGCAGCCGGGCGAACTGGGCCGGCTGTCGTTGACCGCTCGTCGCCTGGTCGAAGCGGGCGTTCGATTTGTCACGGTCGGCCGCCAGAGCTGGGATCATCACACGACCATTTTCCCGCAACTGCAGACGCGCGTGCCGCGACTTGACCTGGCTTTCTCCGCACTGGTAAACGACTTGGAACAACGCGGCATGCTCGACGAAACCCTGGTGGTGGTCGGCAGCGAGTTCGGCCGCACCCCCAAAATTAACTCGGGCGCCGGTCGCGATCATTGGCCCCGGGCCTTTAGCATTGCCCTGGCTGGCGGCGGCATTCAGCGTGGTCTGGTGCTGGGTTCGTCGGACAAAATCGGCAGCGATGTGGCCGAACACCCGGTCTCGCCTGAGGAGCTGCTAGCGACCATTCTGCATCTGGTTGGCATCGATCCGCGGACCCGCTTCACGGGCGAGGACAGCCGACCTTTGCCCTATGTGGACGACGCCCGGCCGGTTTCGGCGTTACTCGCTTAG
- a CDS encoding HAMP domain-containing sensor histidine kinase — MLFLILVVPWQSQQQTEFAKARLREAVLLLKDELLPSASTTQEADLQRKVRGLAEATGLVIAAAGPKGQPTADSEQPPGPLAVSTTNPFAQVEMSAARSQGEGFMQRTNPTTGNPWLYYALRIDRDDETVGYLRAGLSVKSIADQAAGLRRATAWFAGLATLAVFVLTLCFFRSPTQGPVHQLNEAVRSITQGHYAQDVLVHDRGPLGKLAANLNRMSRELAARFAAQRQASDRVDAAINGMSEGVISVDAGQRLLLANRSAGQMLGFDPEKSAGAELLSLVRSRPLHAAVATSLESETACITEAELGGPQSRTLRITAQRLAGDPCPGVVVVMHDVTDIRRLENLRHEFVANVSHELKTPLSAIRASAETLRMGAINQPDRAVRFLTLIEDEADRLHELILDMLSLARIESGEETFDIRSLPVAEKIEERLRTHEEAARAKQMSLLTHPPDQGFSVLADGEGFRQILDNLLDNAIKYSRPGGEVHVTWQKQGALGAIVVTDNGIGIDREHLPRVFERFFRADRARSRELGSTGLGLAIVKHLAQSFKGSVVVDSTLGKGSTFTVFLPLAGDEFPVS; from the coding sequence TTGCTCTTTCTGATCCTGGTCGTTCCCTGGCAGTCGCAACAGCAAACGGAATTCGCCAAGGCGCGACTGCGTGAGGCCGTGTTGCTGTTAAAAGACGAGCTGCTTCCTTCCGCATCGACCACCCAGGAGGCCGATCTGCAGCGGAAAGTGCGAGGTCTTGCCGAGGCCACCGGGCTGGTGATCGCGGCCGCCGGACCGAAGGGGCAGCCCACCGCCGATTCCGAACAACCGCCCGGCCCCTTGGCCGTCTCCACGACAAACCCGTTCGCCCAAGTCGAAATGTCGGCCGCCCGGTCGCAAGGCGAGGGTTTCATGCAGCGCACCAACCCGACCACCGGTAACCCCTGGTTATATTATGCTTTACGCATCGACCGCGACGACGAAACGGTCGGGTATCTGCGGGCCGGCTTGTCCGTCAAGTCCATTGCCGACCAGGCAGCCGGCTTGCGACGGGCGACCGCCTGGTTCGCTGGCCTGGCGACGCTGGCCGTCTTTGTCCTGACGCTCTGCTTTTTTCGCTCCCCGACACAAGGGCCCGTCCACCAGCTGAATGAAGCGGTCCGCAGCATCACCCAAGGGCATTACGCGCAAGACGTGCTGGTGCATGACCGGGGCCCGCTCGGCAAACTGGCCGCCAATCTGAACCGCATGAGCCGGGAACTGGCCGCTCGTTTTGCGGCCCAGCGACAGGCTTCTGATCGGGTGGACGCCGCGATTAACGGCATGAGCGAAGGAGTCATCTCGGTCGACGCGGGCCAGCGGTTGCTGCTGGCGAACCGTTCCGCCGGACAAATGCTGGGCTTTGATCCCGAAAAAAGCGCCGGCGCGGAACTACTCAGCCTGGTCCGTAGCCGGCCCCTGCATGCGGCCGTCGCCACCAGCCTGGAAAGTGAAACAGCCTGTATTACCGAGGCCGAACTTGGCGGTCCCCAGTCCCGCACCTTGCGGATTACGGCGCAGCGACTGGCAGGCGATCCTTGCCCCGGCGTGGTCGTCGTCATGCACGATGTGACCGACATCCGGCGGCTGGAAAACCTGCGGCATGAGTTTGTGGCAAACGTCTCGCATGAACTGAAAACGCCGCTTAGCGCCATACGAGCCTCGGCGGAAACACTGCGGATGGGTGCCATCAACCAGCCCGATAGAGCGGTTCGCTTTCTGACTCTCATTGAAGATGAAGCCGACCGTCTGCACGAACTGATTCTTGACATGCTCAGTCTGGCCCGCATTGAATCGGGCGAAGAAACCTTTGATATCCGTTCGCTGCCGGTCGCGGAAAAAATCGAAGAACGACTGCGGACCCATGAAGAAGCTGCCCGGGCCAAGCAGATGTCGCTGCTGACCCATCCGCCCGATCAGGGCTTTTCGGTGCTGGCCGACGGCGAAGGTTTTCGACAGATTCTCGACAACCTGCTGGACAACGCCATCAAGTACTCCCGACCCGGCGGCGAGGTGCATGTGACCTGGCAGAAACAGGGCGCCCTGGGGGCGATTGTGGTGACCGACAACGGGATCGGCATCGATCGAGAGCATTTACCCCGTGTTTTTGAGCGGTTCTTTCGGGCCGATCGGGCCCGCTCACGTGAACTTGGCAGCACAGGTCTGGGCCTGGCGATCGTCAAACATCTGGCCCAGTCCTTTAAAGGGTCCGTCGTGGTCGACTCGACGCTGGGCAAAGGGAGCACCTTCACCGTTTTTTTGCCGCTGGCTGGGGATGAATTCCCCGTTTCTTAA
- a CDS encoding PstS family phosphate ABC transporter substrate-binding protein, which translates to MPLFGQWLQLASLLLAASLLLGCGPQPQAINIDGSSTVGPITKAIAEKFREIDPVVHITVGVSGSGGGFKKLIAGEITICNASRPIKASETAQLQAKGIEVVEIEVAYDGLAVVVHPESRINKLTVAQLKELWKTGSTIKKWSNLDPAFGDAEIDLYGPGTDSGTFDYFTEAVVGESGDSRSDYTANENDNALVNGVAGNPSSLGYFGLAYFKENASRLKLVAIDNGDGEAILPSEKTVTSGQYKPLSRPLYIYVRKDALAHPQVASFVRFYLDNASDLVKEVGYVRLSDEALEANKAKVVSAASAARTTADAKTAAVNH; encoded by the coding sequence ATGCCTCTCTTTGGACAATGGCTGCAACTTGCGAGTCTGCTGTTGGCGGCCAGCCTGCTACTGGGTTGCGGCCCCCAGCCCCAGGCGATCAATATCGACGGCTCCAGCACGGTGGGCCCGATCACCAAAGCAATCGCCGAGAAGTTCCGCGAGATTGATCCCGTCGTTCATATCACGGTGGGCGTTTCCGGTTCTGGCGGCGGATTCAAAAAACTGATTGCCGGAGAGATTACCATTTGCAACGCTTCGCGGCCGATCAAAGCTTCGGAAACAGCCCAGCTGCAGGCCAAGGGGATCGAAGTCGTGGAGATTGAAGTCGCCTACGACGGACTGGCCGTAGTCGTGCACCCGGAAAGCAGAATCAACAAGCTCACCGTCGCCCAGTTAAAAGAGCTATGGAAGACGGGCAGCACCATCAAAAAATGGAGCAACCTGGACCCGGCCTTTGGCGACGCGGAGATCGACCTTTACGGCCCGGGCACCGATTCGGGAACGTTTGACTATTTTACGGAAGCCGTTGTAGGAGAAAGCGGCGACAGCCGGTCGGACTACACCGCGAACGAAAACGACAATGCGCTCGTGAACGGAGTCGCCGGAAATCCTTCGTCGCTGGGCTATTTTGGGCTGGCCTACTTTAAAGAGAATGCCTCCAGGCTCAAACTGGTCGCGATCGACAACGGCGACGGAGAAGCCATTCTGCCCAGTGAAAAAACGGTGACCAGCGGCCAGTACAAGCCGCTGTCGCGTCCCCTTTATATTTATGTTCGCAAAGACGCGCTGGCGCATCCGCAGGTCGCCAGCTTTGTCAGGTTCTACCTGGATAACGCAAGCGATCTCGTCAAAGAGGTCGGCTATGTCCGCTTGTCGGACGAAGCGCTCGAGGCCAACAAAGCCAAGGTCGTTTCCGCCGCCAGCGCTGCCAGAACAACCGCCGACGCCAAAACGGCCGCCGTAAACCATTAA
- the pstC gene encoding phosphate ABC transporter permease subunit PstC produces MSQVAKPIVGDESSEAVKRFRIEFSVQSLLACCAAISVFTTIGIVVVLVHGSVKFFELVSIWDFLTDTRWAPLSKKDPHFGVLPLACGTMLVAVGAALFAVPIGLATAVYLSEYAPRGLRNVVKPLLEILAGIPSVVYGFLAVMFVSPWIQSMAPQEGPFKASPSNALSAAIVVGIMILPMVVSLSEDVLRSVPRSLRDAAFALGSTKFEVIVRVLLPAALSGIVAAVLLAICRAIGETMAVALAAGNTPNLTLNPLERVQTMTAYIVQVSIGDSPVGSPQYYTIFAVAATLFVITMTMNVIAQWILSRMRERYE; encoded by the coding sequence ATGTCCCAGGTTGCCAAACCGATCGTTGGTGATGAATCGAGCGAGGCCGTCAAACGGTTCCGCATCGAATTCTCCGTGCAGAGCCTGCTGGCTTGCTGCGCGGCGATTTCGGTTTTCACCACCATCGGAATTGTGGTGGTGCTGGTGCATGGGTCGGTGAAGTTCTTCGAGCTGGTCTCGATCTGGGACTTTCTGACCGACACCCGGTGGGCGCCGCTCAGCAAGAAGGATCCGCATTTCGGCGTGTTGCCGTTGGCGTGCGGCACCATGCTGGTGGCGGTTGGCGCGGCCCTGTTCGCCGTGCCGATTGGACTGGCGACGGCCGTTTATTTAAGCGAGTACGCCCCCCGCGGATTGCGGAACGTGGTCAAGCCGCTGCTGGAAATACTGGCCGGCATCCCGTCGGTCGTTTACGGCTTTCTGGCGGTCATGTTCGTTTCCCCCTGGATTCAAAGCATGGCGCCGCAGGAGGGCCCCTTCAAAGCCAGCCCGTCGAACGCGCTGAGCGCGGCGATTGTGGTGGGCATTATGATCCTGCCGATGGTCGTCTCCCTGAGCGAAGATGTGCTGCGGAGCGTGCCGCGTTCGCTGCGGGACGCCGCCTTCGCCCTGGGATCGACCAAGTTTGAAGTCATCGTCCGGGTGCTGCTGCCGGCCGCCCTGTCGGGCATTGTCGCCGCCGTGCTGCTGGCCATCTGCCGGGCAATCGGCGAAACCATGGCCGTCGCCCTGGCGGCCGGGAACACGCCCAACCTGACCCTCAATCCGCTGGAAAGGGTGCAAACGATGACGGCCTATATTGTGCAGGTCAGCATCGGAGATTCGCCGGTGGGCTCGCCCCAGTACTACACGATTTTCGCCGTCGCGGCGACCCTGTTTGTGATCACCATGACGATGAACGTGATCGCCCAGTGGATCCTCTCACGGATGCGGGAGCGTTATGAGTAA
- the pstA gene encoding phosphate ABC transporter permease PstA, translated as MSNSPPNPLAPSKRHRLWKKFCDRAFEIFCLLSMLGCCLLLVAMLGGILWQGLPGLNWSFLVNLQSYVPQKFGIGAALAGTFWLIGLTAIISIPAGVGAALYLEEYASNSGWRKLIQLNISNLAGVPSIVYGILGLGIFVHGLHLGFSILAGALTLSLVILPIIIVATQEALRSVPPSIRTASYALGATRWQTIWRSVLPAATPGIMTGTILALSRAMGETAPIIVVGAIDYAGFFPTSPMSYYTAMPMQIYLLAENSKPEFQSLSSTAIIVLLAILISMNAVAVYIRQHYGKQIQW; from the coding sequence ATGAGTAACTCCCCTCCCAACCCACTGGCTCCGTCAAAGCGCCATCGTCTGTGGAAAAAGTTCTGCGACCGCGCTTTTGAAATATTCTGCCTGCTCTCCATGCTGGGTTGCTGCCTGCTGCTGGTGGCGATGCTGGGCGGCATTCTGTGGCAAGGGCTGCCCGGACTGAACTGGAGCTTCCTGGTCAACCTGCAGTCGTATGTGCCGCAAAAGTTTGGTATCGGAGCGGCCCTGGCGGGAACGTTCTGGCTGATTGGTTTGACCGCGATCATCTCCATTCCGGCGGGCGTGGGCGCTGCGCTTTATCTGGAAGAGTATGCTTCCAATTCCGGCTGGCGAAAGCTGATCCAACTCAACATTTCCAACCTGGCCGGCGTGCCATCGATTGTGTACGGTATTTTGGGACTGGGAATTTTTGTGCACGGCCTGCATCTGGGATTCAGTATCCTGGCCGGCGCCTTGACGCTGAGCCTGGTGATTCTGCCGATCATTATCGTCGCCACCCAGGAGGCGTTGCGTTCGGTGCCGCCGTCGATCCGCACCGCTTCGTACGCCCTGGGAGCAACCCGCTGGCAGACGATCTGGCGTTCCGTCCTGCCGGCCGCCACGCCGGGGATCATGACGGGAACCATCCTGGCGCTGTCGCGAGCGATGGGAGAAACGGCCCCCATTATTGTCGTCGGGGCGATCGACTATGCAGGTTTTTTTCCGACCAGCCCGATGAGCTACTACACGGCCATGCCGATGCAGATCTACTTGCTGGCGGAAAATTCCAAACCCGAGTTCCAGAGTTTGTCCTCCACGGCGATCATCGTTCTGCTGGCCATCCTTATCAGCATGAACGCCGTGGCAGTTTATATTCGTCAACATTACGGCAAGCAGATCCAGTGGTAA
- the pstB gene encoding phosphate ABC transporter ATP-binding protein PstB, producing the protein MSESTRDQSPSPVSDPNASESRAQSPSPPEGLVNVAAAVRGRHPQRAGGARIKLSASGLQFYYGDHHALKNINLEVPECSVTALIGPSGCGKSTFLRCFNRMNDMIEGSRVEGSVVLEGHDIYHSGTDVVELRRRVGMVFQKSIPFPKSIFENVAYGPRVSGVRGRQRLLEIVVDSLKKAALWDEVEDRLFDSAMALSGGQQQRLCIARALATNPEVLLMDEPASALDPASTARIEDLIFELSERYTILIVTHNMQQAARVSSQTAFFFQGELIEAGSTTDIFTHPRRKQTEDYITGRFG; encoded by the coding sequence ATGAGCGAATCCACCCGGGATCAAAGCCCCTCGCCCGTCAGCGATCCCAACGCTTCGGAGTCCCGGGCCCAGAGTCCCTCGCCGCCTGAGGGTTTAGTCAACGTCGCCGCCGCGGTGCGCGGCCGTCACCCCCAGCGCGCCGGCGGCGCCCGGATCAAACTCTCGGCCAGCGGACTGCAGTTTTATTACGGCGACCACCATGCCCTGAAGAACATCAACCTGGAAGTTCCTGAGTGCAGCGTAACCGCCCTGATCGGCCCGTCGGGTTGCGGCAAGAGCACGTTCCTGCGGTGCTTCAATCGCATGAACGATATGATCGAAGGCAGCCGTGTCGAAGGCAGCGTCGTTCTGGAAGGACACGACATTTACCACTCCGGAACCGACGTGGTCGAACTGCGACGACGGGTTGGCATGGTCTTTCAAAAGTCGATTCCGTTCCCCAAATCCATTTTTGAAAATGTGGCGTACGGCCCCCGTGTGTCGGGCGTCCGCGGACGCCAGCGACTGCTGGAGATTGTTGTCGATTCCCTCAAAAAGGCGGCCCTGTGGGACGAGGTCGAAGACCGCCTGTTTGATTCCGCCATGGCCCTGTCGGGCGGACAGCAGCAACGTTTGTGCATTGCCCGGGCCCTGGCGACCAACCCTGAAGTGCTGCTGATGGATGAGCCGGCCTCCGCGCTGGATCCGGCTTCCACGGCCCGTATTGAAGACCTGATTTTTGAACTGAGCGAACGGTACACCATTTTGATCGTCACGCACAACATGCAACAAGCGGCTCGCGTTTCGAGCCAGACGGCGTTCTTTTTTCAAGGCGAGCTCATCGAGGCCGGTTCCACAACCGACATCTTTACTCACCCTCGGCGGAAACAGACAGAAGACTACATCACAGGCAGGTTCGGTTAA
- the phoU gene encoding phosphate signaling complex protein PhoU: protein MTKHLEIDLKAVERSLLETSTVVEEMVDLAIKALRFRQFELIDQVLEREEEINSAEVKIEEQALNFIALHQPVAVDLRRAAAVLKINNDLERIADIAVNITERAECLAPRPDFEIPSMLIEMTTLAHLMLRESLDAFGRSDVELARNVCTRDDEVDELHRQLVNELYRAMRSDSHLIDPALNYFSAARHIERVADHATNIAEDVIYLVKGEIARHRIDRHPSHKIKP, encoded by the coding sequence ATGACCAAACACCTTGAAATTGACCTCAAAGCCGTAGAACGATCGCTGCTGGAAACCTCCACAGTGGTCGAAGAAATGGTCGATCTGGCAATCAAAGCGCTCCGCTTCCGGCAGTTTGAACTGATCGACCAGGTGCTGGAACGCGAAGAAGAAATCAACTCGGCCGAAGTGAAGATCGAAGAGCAGGCGCTGAACTTCATCGCCCTGCACCAGCCGGTCGCCGTCGATCTGCGCCGCGCTGCGGCCGTGCTGAAGATCAACAACGATCTGGAACGGATCGCCGACATCGCCGTGAATATCACCGAACGAGCCGAGTGCCTGGCGCCCCGGCCCGACTTTGAAATCCCTTCGATGCTGATCGAGATGACCACCCTGGCCCATTTGATGCTGAGGGAGTCGCTCGACGCCTTTGGACGTAGCGATGTCGAACTGGCCCGCAACGTCTGCACCCGCGACGACGAAGTCGACGAACTCCACCGCCAACTGGTCAATGAGTTGTACCGGGCCATGCGGTCCGATTCCCATCTGATTGATCCGGCCCTGAATTATTTCTCCGCCGCCCGCCATATTGAACGGGTGGCCGACCACGCAACCAACATCGCAGAGGATGTCATTTATCTGGTCAAAGGCGAAATCGCCCGGCATCGGATCGACCGCCATCCCAGTCACAAAATCAAACCTTAA
- a CDS encoding response regulator, translated as MVKPRILIIEDDRSLAEVLGYNLEQAGYEVLVAYDGQDGLYQAQLKTPELVLLDLMLPVIDGKEVCRRLRARSETQEILIMMLTAKSEETDQVVGFSLGADDYVTKPFSVKVLLERIKALIRRGQGAPTDHEMIVHQGVMIDRRSFRATAGEQLLPLTRSEFRLLDALIRQPGRAFSRAELIDAALGDDAYVMERTIDVHIRALRKKLAEHADVIETVRGIGYRFRETTRETSR; from the coding sequence ATGGTGAAGCCTCGCATTCTCATTATCGAAGACGACCGCTCCCTTGCCGAGGTTCTGGGTTACAACCTGGAACAAGCCGGCTACGAAGTGCTCGTCGCTTACGACGGCCAGGATGGCTTGTACCAGGCGCAACTCAAAACGCCGGAACTCGTCCTGCTGGACCTCATGCTGCCCGTGATCGACGGCAAGGAGGTCTGCCGGCGCCTGCGCGCCAGGAGTGAAACCCAGGAAATCCTGATCATGATGCTCACCGCCAAAAGCGAGGAGACCGATCAGGTCGTTGGATTTTCCCTGGGAGCCGACGATTACGTGACCAAACCCTTCAGTGTGAAGGTTTTGCTCGAACGGATCAAAGCCCTGATCCGACGCGGCCAGGGCGCCCCCACCGACCACGAAATGATCGTGCACCAGGGGGTCATGATTGATCGACGCAGCTTCCGCGCCACGGCCGGCGAGCAGTTGCTGCCGCTGACCCGCAGCGAGTTCCGCCTGCTCGACGCCTTGATCCGCCAGCCCGGCCGAGCGTTCTCCCGGGCGGAACTGATTGACGCCGCCCTGGGCGACGACGCCTATGTGATGGAGCGCACCATCGATGTGCACATCCGCGCGTTACGCAAAAAGCTGGCCGAACATGCAGACGTGATCGAGACCGTCCGCGGCATTGGTTACCGCTTCCGCGAAACCACGCGCGAAACGTCCCGCTAA
- a CDS encoding ZIP family metal transporter, translated as MWTALLLIVYCTLIVLSSLSGGWLPSLVRLTHTRMQLLLSLVSGLMLGVALFHLLPHAAAILPSMGWATFWTMVGLLSMFFLIRIFHFHQHGLAEDDGEPCHHDHDHDHDHDHDHDHDHRQGLALPADSGHVHVHDQGAHEFSWVGLFIGLGLHTAIDGVALGASVFSESSHHGDLALFGLATFLAIALHKPLDALSITSLMNAAGWSSRSQSLANIGFALMCPLGAALFCLTAAQFDQHHTLVGSALAFSAGVFLCISLGDLLPEVHFHSHDRLKLSGALLIGVFLAWSIEQLPGHQHAAPAAPRAVSTPPAAWPLEPVPPERDATLRDP; from the coding sequence ATGTGGACTGCCCTGCTGCTGATCGTCTATTGCACGCTGATCGTGCTGTCCTCGCTTTCGGGCGGCTGGCTGCCTTCGCTGGTGCGCCTGACACACACGCGGATGCAGTTGTTGCTGTCGCTGGTCTCTGGCCTGATGCTGGGGGTGGCGTTGTTCCACCTTTTGCCGCACGCGGCCGCCATTTTGCCTTCGATGGGCTGGGCCACGTTCTGGACGATGGTCGGTCTGTTATCGATGTTCTTTCTGATTCGCATCTTCCATTTCCACCAGCACGGCCTGGCGGAAGATGACGGCGAACCGTGCCACCACGACCACGACCACGACCACGACCATGACCATGATCATGATCACGATCACCGCCAGGGGCTTGCCCTGCCGGCCGATTCGGGTCACGTCCATGTGCATGACCAGGGGGCGCATGAGTTCAGCTGGGTAGGGCTGTTTATTGGTCTGGGGCTGCACACGGCGATCGATGGGGTGGCGCTGGGGGCGAGCGTGTTCAGCGAGTCGAGCCATCATGGCGACCTGGCGCTGTTTGGTCTGGCGACGTTTCTGGCGATCGCGCTGCACAAGCCGCTGGATGCCTTGTCGATTACCTCGCTGATGAACGCGGCCGGCTGGTCGTCCCGCTCCCAGTCGCTGGCCAATATCGGGTTTGCTTTAATGTGTCCGCTGGGCGCCGCCTTGTTTTGCCTGACGGCGGCGCAGTTTGACCAGCACCATACGCTGGTCGGTTCGGCGCTGGCGTTCTCGGCCGGGGTGTTCCTGTGCATCTCGCTGGGCGATCTGTTGCCCGAGGTGCATTTTCATTCGCACGACAGGCTGAAACTATCCGGCGCGCTACTGATCGGCGTGTTTCTGGCCTGGAGCATTGAACAGTTGCCGGGCCATCAGCATGCGGCTCCGGCGGCTCCCCGGGCCGTTTCGACTCCGCCGGCCGCGTGGCCGCTGGAACCTGTTCCTCCCGAGCGCGACGCTACGCTTCGCGACCCTTAA